The following proteins are encoded in a genomic region of Enterocloster clostridioformis:
- a CDS encoding SIS domain-containing protein → MGRIYLKKYCESIKGENGKMINYFNEIMATVKESLNSLDENQFRRLVDHCSECINNGGKIVASGLGKNVPICEKFVGTMNSLGMDARFLHTNTAVHGDLGMVEKDDIVLLLSKSGNTEESIMLAHYLQERGTETWLLSFNKESKLISILKEHIILELKNEGDEWDIVPNNSTTVYLILLQGLAMQICKNRGVTLDDFKVNHPGGGIGAKLRGEML, encoded by the coding sequence ATGGGACGTATTTACTTGAAGAAGTATTGTGAATCTATTAAAGGAGAAAATGGAAAAATGATTAATTATTTTAATGAAATTATGGCAACAGTTAAAGAATCACTAAATTCTTTGGATGAAAATCAATTTAGACGTTTAGTAGACCATTGCAGTGAGTGCATTAATAATGGTGGCAAGATTGTGGCGAGCGGATTGGGAAAAAATGTGCCTATATGCGAGAAATTTGTTGGAACTATGAACTCGCTGGGGATGGATGCCAGATTCTTGCATACGAATACAGCGGTGCATGGAGATTTAGGAATGGTGGAAAAAGATGATATTGTCTTGCTGCTTTCTAAAAGTGGAAATACAGAAGAGTCGATAATGCTTGCCCATTATCTTCAGGAACGAGGAACGGAAACGTGGCTGTTAAGTTTTAATAAGGAGTCTAAATTAATATCAATTCTGAAAGAACACATTATATTGGAGCTTAAAAATGAGGGTGATGAATGGGATATTGTCCCCAATAATTCAACCACAGTGTACCTGATACTATTGCAGGGATTAGCAATGCAGATATGTAAAAATAGAGGGGTTACATTAGATGACTTCAAAGTAAATCATCCAGGTGGTGGGATTGGCGCTAAGTTGAGAGGGGAAATGTTATGA
- a CDS encoding nucleotidyltransferase family protein gives MIEYVIIQAGGKGTRLKRLTQNKPKGIVPVNNLPIIFHLFNKYPQKKFIIIGDYKHEVLEEYLESFCKVKYVTVKAKGTGTCAGIGDALKYIPDGFPFMLIWSDLILGADTDINGLGEENYIGISKDFECRWSYKEDKFVEQPSYEYGVAGMFVFKDKEQLVGIPQEGELVRWMGENARTFKEIGLYGTREVGTMIALQETENDEYRCRPFNSMEIKGNIIVKRPIDEQGRKLAVREVNWYREVQKYKFEQIPKLYEFEPLTMEKIDGKNIFKTDLTLEQKQVVIDNLVSSLERLHDLKRTSADLFSIMEAYYHKTIKRLESVRDLIPFANQRYIRINGRNCRNPYFYKENFRKKVKELLCDTNEFALIHGDCTFSNTMVDSDLNIIFLDPRGYFGFQELYGDEYYDWAKVYYSINGDYDQFNNKHFELLIKENEIILDIGTNGWKDLGDYFLSRIKDCNPMKIKFLHAIIWLSLTTYAWEDYDSICGAFYNGTYLLEEVL, from the coding sequence ATGATAGAATATGTAATAATTCAGGCAGGCGGTAAAGGAACACGATTAAAAAGATTAACGCAGAATAAGCCAAAGGGCATTGTGCCAGTTAATAATCTGCCAATAATATTTCATTTGTTTAATAAATACCCACAGAAAAAATTCATTATTATAGGCGATTATAAGCATGAAGTTCTGGAGGAATACCTGGAGTCCTTTTGCAAAGTAAAGTATGTGACAGTAAAGGCAAAAGGGACAGGGACATGCGCCGGAATTGGCGACGCACTGAAATATATTCCGGATGGTTTTCCGTTTATGCTGATATGGTCGGATTTGATTCTGGGGGCTGATACGGATATTAACGGATTGGGCGAAGAGAATTACATAGGAATATCAAAGGACTTTGAGTGCAGATGGTCGTATAAAGAAGATAAGTTTGTAGAGCAGCCTTCTTATGAATATGGTGTGGCTGGCATGTTTGTGTTCAAAGATAAAGAACAATTGGTAGGTATCCCTCAAGAAGGTGAACTCGTTCGATGGATGGGGGAAAACGCAAGGACATTTAAAGAAATTGGACTTTATGGTACCAGGGAAGTAGGGACCATGATAGCTCTTCAGGAAACAGAAAACGATGAGTATCGCTGCCGTCCATTCAATAGCATGGAAATTAAGGGTAATATAATTGTAAAAAGACCAATTGATGAGCAAGGGCGGAAGTTGGCAGTACGTGAAGTGAACTGGTATCGTGAAGTGCAAAAGTATAAATTTGAGCAAATTCCCAAGCTCTATGAGTTTGAACCGTTGACAATGGAAAAGATAGATGGAAAAAATATTTTTAAAACAGATTTGACACTGGAGCAGAAGCAGGTTGTTATTGATAATCTGGTATCTTCCCTTGAAAGACTGCATGATTTAAAGCGGACGTCGGCAGATTTATTCAGTATAATGGAGGCATATTATCATAAAACAATCAAGCGATTGGAAAGTGTGCGTGATCTTATTCCGTTTGCAAACCAACGATATATCCGTATTAACGGCAGGAACTGCAGAAACCCGTATTTTTACAAAGAGAATTTCAGAAAGAAAGTGAAAGAACTACTATGCGATACAAATGAATTCGCATTGATTCATGGGGACTGCACATTCTCTAATACTATGGTAGATTCAGATTTAAACATTATATTTTTGGACCCCAGAGGATACTTTGGTTTTCAGGAATTATACGGCGATGAATATTATGACTGGGCCAAGGTGTACTATTCTATCAATGGGGATTATGATCAATTTAATAATAAGCATTTTGAACTTCTGATAAAAGAAAACGAAATAATTTTAGATATTGGCACCAATGGCTGGAAAGATTTAGGGGATTATTTTTTGAGTAGAATTAAAGATTGCAATCCGATGAAAATTAAATTTTTACACGCAATTATCTGGTTGTCCTTAACTACATATGCTTGGGAGGACTATGATTCCATTTGTGGAGCGTTCTATAATGGGACGTATTTACTTGAAGAAGTATTGTGA
- a CDS encoding ABC transporter ATP-binding protein produces the protein MENNEYIIEVTDATVRFNMSTERLDNLKEYFIKLMNGQLMFQEFLALKQVDLKVKRGEAWGIIGTNGSGKSTLLKLICGILKPYKGYVAIRGTIAPLIELGAGFDSELTARENIFLNGAVLGHSERFMKEKFDEIVDFAELRDFLDMPIKNYSSGMAARLGFSIATVVQPDILIVDEVLAVGDYAFQQKCETRMQSMLNQGTTLLYVSHSIESVRNLCTKALWIDKGNVKMSGDVMEVSQRYMESF, from the coding sequence ATGGAAAATAATGAGTATATAATAGAAGTTACGGATGCAACTGTTAGATTTAACATGTCAACGGAGCGATTGGATAATTTAAAGGAATACTTTATCAAGCTTATGAATGGACAGCTTATGTTCCAGGAGTTTTTGGCTTTAAAACAGGTTGATTTAAAGGTGAAAAGGGGAGAGGCGTGGGGTATTATCGGGACAAATGGCTCTGGGAAGTCAACACTCCTAAAGCTTATATGCGGAATACTTAAACCCTATAAAGGATATGTGGCAATCAGGGGCACCATTGCACCTTTGATTGAGTTGGGCGCAGGATTTGACAGTGAACTCACAGCCCGGGAAAATATATTTCTGAATGGGGCCGTATTGGGACATAGCGAACGGTTCATGAAAGAGAAATTTGATGAAATTGTAGATTTTGCAGAGCTGAGAGATTTTTTGGATATGCCTATTAAGAATTATTCATCGGGGATGGCGGCTAGATTAGGATTTTCTATTGCGACAGTAGTACAACCGGATATATTAATTGTGGATGAAGTTTTGGCTGTAGGGGACTATGCTTTCCAGCAGAAATGTGAGACACGTATGCAAAGTATGCTTAATCAGGGAACGACATTACTATATGTTTCTCATTCAATTGAGTCTGTTAGAAATTTATGCACGAAAGCACTGTGGATAGATAAGGGGAATGTAAAAATGAGTGGCGATGTGATGGAAGTAAGTCAAAGGTATATGGAGAGCTTTTGA